In Besnoitia besnoiti strain Bb-Ger1 chromosome IX, whole genome shotgun sequence, a single genomic region encodes these proteins:
- a CDS encoding hypothetical protein (encoded by transcript BESB_014000) — translation MGAFRGLRGGLAFEEGRKAVEVTRRPRVPSRSRLLFSLSRPTPVSLSSPPLAPPLLAPALRTPVCQLSPYAAPPRWSSSPSASSSAMSSCSPLRPPRARSLSLAASDLLSASSSPPPSSEPAAPVRLCTKTSTHSSVARRRLPLVSRRFRSRASPQSVSYVFPIDYPFSSSSFVVPPSISPFSSVVAAYYCFPSYSPQRSVRFFHHSSEDRSAAPGIRKLSALSICTSTTPLQSGQRAFRCVYTSAGGGGKEGDPGCASQQHGHRQPPNPPERESRRFSTPSFPSSLSPTSSSCSAVEADRPANCAQADRPGEETRLSSSYPPQHLRRSAPHLPFSWTPPTPSSLGEKTATSRQSSGGREAEREPVPPNFGAGADRRMPRQQEVNRNCPSRPQEGVRASPASLPVASLCRYGLRLPDVSPTSPSSSPGSYVSSAVRSARPEFHASFPLSSLAAAPSEPPASPWAGGGAYSAAGSRDVESRGVSAGTGNRRTAGAPALSTSPWGEPEAEDSRGETNHTLAAFAPPSGLRQPNSDRLATEVPRAPERDPRAHDRRPRLERRRRDAERRQERHWQQEGLEAARPRLRDVKERREKVKTVVGRLLEEAVELVEAFEVCKEGESGDLSERMRKMEKCQSDIFDIHKKIAAHVHAATEEELLELRGHVEALLMRQKLVVHRHLLLPLLEELYRRDMVGGVRTSTLVRYFRDLCDTGHGEGAVPDVLIKRVHASIMDRKREFLESHDLGNALLLFLYNCCLLRLPTGGLYSEWAQRTLQPMSGKPGEAREPVKISPPLVVFISRVLIAERCGVVGVWHAVLDLTLSIDPRTSPFFFAASASVELKPARQPAGSSAWVLEAEGAEGDAAPADGEADDRLSRYCPGDEAQWLANATRTAAGAASMGIRFHPALQIIFDRVVEAAKKVASDAAFRTLFVCQAERHSCRLLQYIWSLCFYNLHLHEDFPQVLHAACRHGRLDYAAQYLLNFSSPAFVPFQVAEAIMFGQRENGALVRSCLSATSTEILEDILTCVRPSCPAWASNFLSPHPHFRGEFERFLSLNEIRFSFLNRRGVSCLHLVDLKGDGAAPSPPPPSSAAPKTSATASSASRVCVVLIDLARQPRDLTPAIQPGLLGGHMMQNRLLRRLGWRVEVVCQSEWDALDVEGKHTLVKQIRVRSTKKSNAC, via the exons ATGGGAGCCTTTAGGGGGCTACGTGGGGGACTTGCTTTCGAGGAGGGCCGTAAGGCCGTCGAGGTgacgcgtcgccctcgcgtccCGTCTCggtctcgtcttctcttttccCTGTCGCGGCCTACTCCCGTTTCTCTGTCTtccccgccgctcgcgcctcctctgttGGCACCTGCTCTTCGTACTCCGGTTTGTCAACTTTCCCCCtatgcggcgcctcctcgttggtcgtcttctccttctgccAGCTCCTCTGCTATGTCATCTtgctctccgctgcggccgcctcgagcgcgaAGTCTTTCTCTGGCTGCCTCTGATTTGTtgtccgcttcttcgtctccccctCCTTCCTCTGAACCGGCGGCGCCGGTTCGCCTTTGCACGAAGACATCGACACACTCTTCCGTTGCACGGCGACGACTGCCGCTCGTTTCTCGTCGCTTCCGGTCACGGGCCTCGCCACAATCCGTGTCCTATGTATTTCCCATCGACTACCCTTTTTCCTCTAGCTCATTCGTCGTTCCTCCTTCCATTTCTCCATTCTCTTCGGTTGTCGCTGCGTATTACTGCTTTCCTTCGTATTCGCCTCAGCGCTCTGTCCGTTTTTTTCATCACTCTTCAGAAGACAGATCCGCCGCACCAGGCATCCGCAAGCTGTCCGCACTAAGCATCTGTACGAGCACCACTCCCCTGCAGTCCGGACAGAGGGCATTCCGGTGTGTGTACACTTCggcgggcgggggcgggAAGGAAGGCGACCCCGGCTGCGCATCCCAGCAACATGGGCACCGACAGCCGCCGAATCCACCTGAAAGGGAGTCAAGGCGATTTTCGACTCCCTCTTTTccgtcctcgctgtctccgacCTCTTCGTCCTGCAGCGCTGTTGAGGCAGATAGACCCGCCAATTGTGCACAGGCTGACAGACCAGGGGAGGAAACAAGATTGTCATCCTCCTACCCGCCTCAACACCTCCGACGTTCCGCACCGCATCTCCCCTTCTCCTGGACTCCGCCGACGCCATCTAGCCTAGGAGAAAAAACAGCAACTTCTCGTCAATCTAGCGGGGGCAGAGAGGCCGAACGAGAGCCCGTTCCTCCCAATTTTGGCGCTGGCGCGGACCGGCGGATGCCTCGCCAACAGGAGGTGAATCGAAACTGTCCCTCCCGGCCGCAAGAAGGCGTTCGGgcctctcctgcgtctcttccAGTCGCGTCGCTCTGTCGATACGGGTTGCGCTTGCCTGACGTCTCTCCCacttcgccgtcctcttctcctGGCTCCTATGTATCGTCAGCTGTGCGCTCGGCGCGTCCCGAGTTTCACGCAAGTTTTCCTCTGTCGTctctggctgccgcgccttcggAGCCTCCGGCATCTCCGTGGGCGGGTGGTGGAGCCTACAGCGCGGCGGGATCAAGGGATGTGGAGTCTCGAGGTGTCTCTGCGGGGACAGGAAACAGGCGaacggccggcgcgccggcgctgtctACAAGCCCGTGGGGCGAGCCGGAGGCGGAAGATTCTCGCGGCGAAACCAACCACactctcgccgccttcgctcccCCGAGTGGCTTGAGGCAGCCCAACAGCGACCGGTTGGCGACAGAAGTGCCACGCGCTCCAGAGAGGGATCCGCGTGCTCACGAcagacggccgcggctcgagaggcggcgacgagacgctGAACGGAGACAAGAGAGACACTGGCAGCAGGAGGGCctcgaggcagcgcggccaAGGCTACGGGACGTGAAAGAACGGCGGGAAAAAGTAAAAACCGTTGTGGGGAGACTGCTGGAGGAGGCCGTCGAGCTTGTAGAGGCTTTCGAGGTGTGCAAGGAGGGCGAGTCGGGAGACTTGTCAGAGAGGATGCGGAAAATGGAGAAGTGTCAATCAGACATCTTCGACATCCACAAGAAAATCGCTGCTCACGTTCacgcggcgacagaggaggag ctgctggagctcCGCGGCCACGTGGAGGCACTGCTGATGAGGCAGAAACTGGTGGTTCACCGCCATCTGCTTCTGCCGCTCCTGGAGGAGCTGTACAGACGG GACATGGTTGGAGGCGTTCGCACGAGTACGCTGGTGCGGTACTTTCGAGACCTCTGCGACACAGGTcacggcgagggcgcagtTCCCGACGTGCTGATCAAACGCGTTCACGCGTCGATAATG GACCGCAAGAGAGAATTCCTCGAGAGCCACGACCTGGGaaacgcgctgctgctcttcCTCTATAACTgctgcctgctgcggctgcccaCGGGCGGCTTATATTCGGAGtgggcgcagaggacgctgCAGCCGATGTCCGGGAAGCCCGGCGAAGCCCGCGAGCCTGTCAAAATCTCGCCCCCGCTTGTCGTGTTCATTTCCAGAGTCCTCATCGCAGAGCGGTGTGGAGTCGTCG GAGTTTGGCATGCGGTTCTAGACCTCACTCTCTCGATTGATCCGCGCACGTCGccgttttttttcgctgcgtccgcctcggTTGAGCTGAAGCCCGCGCGACAGCCtgcgggcagcagcgcgtgggTCCTGGAAGCGGAGGGAGCTGAAGGCgatgcggcgcccgcggacggcgaggcggacgacCGCCTGTCTCGCTACTGCccaggagacgaagcgcagTGGCTGGCCAACGCGACGCgcaccgcggcgggcgctgcctCCATGGGGATTCGCTTTCACCCCGCGCTCCAAATT ATTTTTGATCGCGtggtggaggcggcgaagaaggtcgcgagcgacgcagcctTCCGCACGCTCTTTGTCTGCCAGGCTGAGCGCCACAGCTGCCGGCTGCTTCAGTACATTTGGTCGCTGTGCTTCTACAACCTTCATCTGCACGAAGACTTCCCGCAGGTCCTCcacgccgcatgcaggcacGGAAGACTTGACTACGCTGCACAGTACCTTCTCAacttctcctcgcctgccttcgtACCTTTCCAG GTTGCGGAGGCGATCATGTTTGGACAGCGCGAGAACGGCGCGCTGGTGCGgagctgtctctctgcgacCAGCACAGAGATTCTGGAGGATATTTTGACTTGCGTGAGGCCGTCCTGCCCCGCCTGGGCTTCGAATTTCTTGTCGCCTCACCCCCACTTCCGCGGCGAGTTCGAGCGCTTCCTCAGCCT GAATGAGATCCGCTTTTCCTTCCTCAaccggcgcggcgtctcttgcCTGCACCTAGTCGACCtgaagggcgacggcgccgcgccgagtcctccccctccctcgtCAGCGGCCCCCAAAACGTCCGCGACagcctcgagcgcctcgcgcgtctgcgtcgttttGATTGACTTGGcacggcagccgcgagaCCTGACGCCCGCGATTCAGCCcggtctcctcggcggccaCATGATGCAGAATCGGCTCCTGCGCAGACTCGGCTGGAGGGTAGAGGTAGTCTGCCAGAGTGAATGGGACGCGCTCGACGTGGAGGGCAAGCACACCCTCGTCAAACAGATCCGCGTACGCTCCACGAAAAAAAGCAACGCGTGCTAA
- a CDS encoding hypothetical protein (encoded by transcript BESB_014010), with the protein MSLVAMATVADPLARPEGDDASSDKEVPQNEAISERTESAEEAATQAELPPRRDHAQGHSPAFHESEGEMPIDTGRMEATEGATQQGDVSDGSKIVEPEIEGASASTFVSAILNRVRDDTAAMQNIMLREMEDIRRMMNYDSALASRIMQLLPALDLQGTLDAMRAAVTRQIALLQAVVGSGENLPNSII; encoded by the coding sequence ATGTCGCTGGTGGCGATGGCGACTGTCGCCGATCCACTTGCCCGGCCAGAGGGAGATGACGCCTCGTCAGATAAGGAGGTGCCTCAGAACGAAGCGATCTCCGAACGAACAGAAAGcgccgaggaagccgcaACGCAAGCGGAGTTACCCCCTCGCAGAGATCACGCGCAGGGTCACTCGCCAGCATTCCACGAGTCTGAAGGCGAGATGCCGATTGATACCGGGAGAATGGAGGCGACGGAAGGGGCTACGCAGCAAGGCGATGTTTCGGATGGAAGCAAAATCGTGGAGCCCGAGATCGAAGGCGCATCAGCAAGTACTTTTGTTAGTGCAATCTTGAACAGGGTGCGCGACGACACGGCAGCCATGCAGAACATTATGTTGAGGGAAATGGAGGACATTCGGCGGATGATGAATTACGACAGTGCTCTGGCGTCACGCATAATGCAACTGTTACCTGCTCTCGATTTACAAGGCACTCTTGACGCCATGCGAGCTGCTGTAACCAGACAAATTGCTCTACTCCAGGCTGTTGTGGGGAGCGGAGAAAATCTACCGAACAGTATCATATAG